One Theropithecus gelada isolate Dixy chromosome 17, Tgel_1.0, whole genome shotgun sequence genomic region harbors:
- the LOC112611131 gene encoding protein crumbs homolog 1-like, with product MTLNPRRQERERKNCCCAVLERIHCEEDVNECSSNPCQNGGTCENLPGNYTCHCPFDNLSRTFYGGRDCSDILLGCTHQQCLNNGICIPHFQDGQHGFSCLCPSGYTGSLCEIVTTLSFEGDGFLWVKTGSVTTKGSVCNIALRFQTVQPMALLLFQGNRDVFVKLELLSGYIHLSIQVNNQPKVLLYISHNTSDGEWHFVEAVSKTLKLIGITLPWRTFHLSHH from the exons ATGACTCTGAACCCAAGGCgtcaggaaagggagagaaagaattgTTGCTGTGCTGTGTTGGAAA gAATCCACTGTGAAGAAGACGTCAATGAATGTTCTTCAAACCCTTGCCAAAATGGTGGTACTTGTGAGAACTTGCCTGGGAATTATACTTGCCATTGCCCATTTGATAACCTTTCTAGAACTTTTTATGGAGGAAGGGACTGTTCTGATATTCTCCTGGGCTGTACCCATCAGCAATGCCTAAATAATGGAATATGCATCCctcacttccaagatggccagCATGGATTCAGCTGCCTGTGTCCATCTGGCTACACCGGGTCCCTGTGTGAAATCGTAACCACACTTTCATTTGAGGGTGATGGTTTCCTGTGGGTCAAAACTGGCTCAGTGACAACCAAGGGCTCAGTTTGTAACATAGCCCTCAGGTTTCAGACTGTTCAGCCAATGGCTCTTCTACTTTTCCAAGGCAACAGGGATGTGTTTGTGAAGCTGGAGCTGCTAAGTGGCTACATTCACCTATCAATTCAGGTCAACAATCAGCCAAAGGTGCTTCTGTACATTTCCCACAACACCAGCGACGGAGAGTGGCATTTCGTGGAG GCTGTCTCCAAGACATTAAAATTGATTGGAATCACATTACCCTGGAGAACATTTCATCTGTCTCATCATTAA